A portion of the Esox lucius isolate fEsoLuc1 chromosome 20, fEsoLuc1.pri, whole genome shotgun sequence genome contains these proteins:
- the slc50a1 gene encoding sugar transporter SWEET1 — protein sequence MEFLQFLSCACIVFTVGMFSTGLTDLKKMRASKSAENVQFLPFLTTCLNNMGWLYYGLLKSDGTLVLVNVIGACLQLLYIFFYCHYIKDKRRVTSQALLAGGVLCGGWLYFSVLLPQGESQLAQLGLACSLFTVSMYLSPLADLMEIVRSGSVERLSFSLTVATFLTSTSWTLYGLQLQDFYIMIPNTPGIVTSLIRFFLFWRFASASEVMPSYKLIHI from the exons ATGGAGTTTTTGCAGTTTCTATCATGCGCTTGCATCGTATTTACAGTCGGGATGTTCTCGACTGGACT GACGGACCTGAAAAAGATGAGGGCCTCTAAAAGTGCAGAAAATGTCCAAttcctccccttcctcaccACCTGCCTCAa TAACATGGGCTGGCTGTATTATGGGTTGCTAAAGAGTGATGGAACTCTTGTCCTGGTCAACGTCATAGGAGCCTGTCTGCAGTTACTCTACATATTTTTCTACTGTCACTACATCAAAGATAAG aGGCGAGTTACCTCTCAGGCATTACTAGCAGGAGGAGTGCTGTGTGGAGGCTGGCTGTACTTCAGTGTTCTCCTACCTCAGGGAGAGTCTCAGCTAGCCCAGCTGGGCCTCGCCTGCAGCCTGTTCACTGTTAGCATGTACCTCAGTCCACTTGCTGACCTG aTGGAGATAGTGCGCAGTGGTAGTGTGGAGCGTTTGTCCTTCTCTCTGACTGTTGCTACCTTCCTCACATCCACGTCCTGGACGTTGTATGGACTACAGCTGCAGGACTTCTACATCATG atTCCCAATACACCTGGCATCGTGACCAGTTTGATACGTTTCTTCCTGTTCTGGAGGTTTGCATCTGCCAGTGAAGTCATGCCATCCTATAAGCTCATCCACATTTAA